The genomic window GACGTCCTGGATGTAAAGCTTGTCCGTCTGGGGATTGAAGCCGGTCATGCTGCGTTCCTCTGCGCGGTGATCTGGCGGGCCAGCATGTCGCCCGTCGCCTTGGCCGCCGCCGTCATGATGTCCAGATTGCCGGAATAGGTGGCCAGATAGTCGCCGGCCCCTTCGACCTCCAGGAAGATGGAGGTCTTCAGGCCCGTGAATTCTCCCTGGCCAGGGATTTTCAGGCGGTTATTGTCGCCAAAGCGCTCGAACTGCACTTCCTGCTTCAACCGGTATCCCGGCACATAGGCCCGTACCTTCTCCACCATGGCATGCACGGCGGCCCGGATCGTCTCCTCATCGGCCCCTTCCGACAGGGTGAAAACGGTGTCGCGCATGATCATGGGCGGTTCGGCGGGGTTCAGGATGATGATGGCCTTGCCCCGTGTGGCGCCCCCCACTTGTTCGATAGCCCGCGCCGTTGTGCGCGTGAACTCATCGATATTGGCACGCGTGCCGGGGCCGGCGGATTTGGACGCGACCGAGGCCACGATCTCCGCATAATGCACCTTGGCGACGCTGGACACGGCGGCCACCATGGGGATGGTCGCCTGCCCGCCGCAGGTCACCATATTCATGTTGCACTGTTCCAGATGCGCATCCAGGTTCACGGGCGGCACCACGAAGGGACCGATGGCGGCGGGCGTCAGGTCGATAACCTTCTTGCCGTCGGCGCGCAGGGCGGCGTCATGCACCTTGTGCGCATAGGCTGATGTGGCATCGAAGACAATGTCGATCTCTGGGTAGAAAGGCAGCGCCCTCAACCCCTCCAGCCCTTCATGCGTGGTCACGACACCGCGCTCACGCGCCATGGCCAGCCCTTCGGAAGCGGCGTCGATGCCGACAACCGCAGCCAACTCCATGTCCTTGGGATATTTCACCATTTTGATCATCAGGTCGGTGCCGATATTGCCCGAC from Niveispirillum cyanobacteriorum includes these protein-coding regions:
- a CDS encoding acetaldehyde dehydrogenase (acetylating); the encoded protein is MGKVKAAIIGSGNIGTDLMIKMVKYPKDMELAAVVGIDAASEGLAMARERGVVTTHEGLEGLRALPFYPEIDIVFDATSAYAHKVHDAALRADGKKVIDLTPAAIGPFVVPPVNLDAHLEQCNMNMVTCGGQATIPMVAAVSSVAKVHYAEIVASVASKSAGPGTRANIDEFTRTTARAIEQVGGATRGKAIIILNPAEPPMIMRDTVFTLSEGADEETIRAAVHAMVEKVRAYVPGYRLKQEVQFERFGDNNRLKIPGQGEFTGLKTSIFLEVEGAGDYLATYSGNLDIMTAAAKATGDMLARQITAQRNAA